Proteins encoded by one window of Streptomyces uncialis:
- a CDS encoding hydroxyacid dehydrogenase, translating to MSQQAATALLEPETLTALGRVCDLQALPVLDDFDTDHARAALADTDLLVTGWGCPPLDPAALEAAPGLRAIVHTAGSVRHHITDACWERGIVVSSAAAANALPVAEYTVAMILLSGKRVVERARAYRGTRARDQGFGVPRTDGNYRRSVGILSASLIGRRVIDLLRPYDLEILLHDPYVTDTEAAALGTRPVGLVELFANSDVVSVHTPLLPATQGLVSRSLLTSMRQDAVLVNTSRGGVVDQDALTELLLADRLRAVLDVTDPEVLPADHPLWECDNALITPHLAGSQGNEWRRLAEVAVGEVARWAAGEGFAHPVLRERLPFTA from the coding sequence ATGTCCCAGCAGGCCGCGACGGCGCTCCTCGAACCGGAGACGCTGACCGCGCTCGGCCGGGTCTGCGACCTCCAGGCCCTGCCCGTCCTCGACGACTTCGACACCGACCACGCCCGCGCCGCGCTCGCCGACACCGATCTCCTCGTCACCGGCTGGGGCTGCCCGCCGCTCGATCCCGCCGCACTCGAAGCGGCACCGGGGCTGCGTGCGATCGTGCACACCGCGGGCTCCGTCCGGCACCACATCACCGACGCCTGCTGGGAACGCGGCATCGTCGTCTCCTCGGCCGCCGCCGCCAACGCACTGCCCGTCGCCGAGTACACCGTCGCGATGATCCTGCTCTCCGGCAAACGCGTCGTGGAACGCGCCCGCGCCTACCGGGGCACCCGCGCCCGTGACCAGGGCTTCGGCGTCCCCCGCACCGACGGCAACTACCGCCGCTCGGTCGGCATCCTCTCCGCCTCCCTCATCGGACGGCGGGTGATCGACCTGCTGCGCCCGTACGACCTGGAGATCCTGCTGCACGATCCGTACGTCACCGACACGGAGGCCGCGGCGCTCGGCACCCGGCCCGTCGGGCTCGTCGAACTCTTCGCGAACAGCGATGTGGTGAGCGTCCACACCCCGCTGCTGCCCGCCACCCAGGGTCTGGTCAGCCGGAGCCTGCTCACCTCGATGCGGCAGGACGCGGTGCTGGTCAACACCTCGCGCGGCGGTGTCGTCGACCAGGACGCCCTCACCGAACTCCTGCTCGCCGACCGGTTGCGGGCCGTCCTCGACGTCACCGATCCGGAGGTGCTCCCCGCGGACCATCCGCTGTGGGAGTGCGACAACGCGTTGATCACCCCGCATCTCGCGGGGTCGCAGGGCAATGAGTGGCGACGGCTCGCGGAGGTGGCGGTGGGGGAGGTCGCGCGGTGGGCGGCGGGAGAGGGCTTCGCCCACCCCGTGCTACGCGAACGCCTGCCCTTCACAGCGTAA
- a CDS encoding VOC family protein — translation MRIHLSSVFVDDQDKALRFYTEVLGFVKKTEVPIGEDRWLTVVSPEAPDGTELLLEPAGHPAVKPYRDALAKDGIPATAFAVDDVHAEFDRLRGLGVRFTQEPLEMGPVTTAVLDDTCGNLIQIVHQA, via the coding sequence ATGAGGATTCATCTGTCCAGCGTCTTCGTCGACGACCAGGACAAGGCCCTGCGCTTCTACACCGAGGTGCTGGGCTTCGTGAAGAAGACCGAGGTCCCGATCGGTGAGGACCGCTGGCTGACCGTGGTCTCCCCGGAGGCGCCCGACGGGACCGAGCTGCTCCTGGAGCCCGCGGGCCATCCCGCGGTGAAGCCGTACCGGGACGCGCTCGCCAAGGACGGCATCCCCGCCACCGCCTTCGCCGTGGACGACGTCCACGCGGAGTTCGACCGGCTGCGCGGCCTCGGTGTGCGCTTCACCCAGGAGCCGCTGGAGATGGGCCCGGTCACCACCGCGGTACTGGACGACACCTGCGGCAACCTGATCCAGATCGTCCACCAGGCCTGA
- a CDS encoding ArsR/SmtB family transcription factor — MADDIFKALADPTRRKILDELTEQRGQTLFEICARLSMKHQLGISRQAVSQHLAVLEAAGLVESRREGRYKFHDLNTAPLKRIAERWTMPDESESTP, encoded by the coding sequence GTGGCCGACGACATATTCAAAGCCCTGGCCGACCCCACCCGCCGGAAGATCCTCGACGAGCTCACCGAGCAGCGGGGGCAGACCCTCTTCGAGATCTGCGCGCGGCTGAGCATGAAGCATCAGCTCGGCATCTCGCGCCAGGCGGTCTCCCAGCATCTCGCCGTGCTGGAGGCCGCCGGTCTGGTCGAGAGCCGGCGGGAGGGGCGCTACAAATTCCATGACCTGAACACCGCACCCCTGAAACGCATCGCGGAGCGGTGGACCATGCCCGACGAATCAGAGAGCACACCATGA